The Brumimicrobium sp. genomic interval GAAGTTTTTTAACTTCGGATCAACTGTAGTAACCACCTTGTATTTCTGTGCTAGAGCTATCGACTTTTCTATAAGAGATTGCGTTAATAATCCCTTATTATAATCTTGGAAGATGATAGCATCATATCCTTGCTGAAGAAGATTTTCCAATTTTTTTAAGACAGCCTCTTCTTCTTTTTTTGAAATATCATGCGTATGTTCTTGATCGATACGAAGTAATTGCTGATGATTACCAAGTACCCTTGTTTTTATGGTTGTAATTCTTTCAGAGGACTGAATAAGTCCTTCAGTAGAAATATGATTATCGTTTAAAAGGTGTTGCAATATGGATGCTTCTTTGTCTGTTCCTATGATTGCATTAATAGTAACTTTAGCTCCAAGACTAACTAGATTAAGTGCTACGTTTGCAGCGCCTCCTAGGCGATTTTCACTTTTCGTAAAATTCACAATTGGGACAGGAGCCTCAGGACTGACACGTTCTACATTCCCATGGATGTATGCATCAATCATAATATCGCCTAAAACGATAATTTTCTTTTGTGAGAATTGATTAAAAAGTGCCTCAGGTGTCATTATTTTAATTTTTCAATGGCTATTTTTATTCTACGTAAAGCCTCTGTTAAAGTTGCTTCATCTGTAGCGTATGAAATTCGAATACTATTTGGATTTCCAAATGCTTCTCCTGGAACTAAGGCAACTAATACTTCATCCAAGATATAAGTGGATAAATCATTAGATGTTTGAATCACTTGCCCCTTAGGAGTTGTTTTTCCAAACAAATCAGATATGTCAGGGAAGAAATAAAAAGCGGCTTTTGGTAAATTGACATGCAAACCTTTAATTTCCAACAAACCTTTATATACTATATCTCTACGATTTTTAAAAGCAGAAATCATCTCTTTCAAATAGGAAGTTTCTTTTCGTAAAGCAGCAATAGCGGCACGTTGTGCGATGGAATTAGCTCCGCTTGTGAATTGACCTTGCATTTTAGTGCATGCAGCTGCGATTTCTTTGGGAGCACCTATATAACCTAATCTCCAACCAGTCATTGCCCATGCTTTGGATAATCCGTTAACTACTACAGTTTGATTATATACTTCTGGAAATTGAGCAATACTTTCATGTTTGCCTGAAAAATTAATGTGCTCATATATTTCATCAGAAATAATGACAATATCTTTATATTTTGCAAAGACATTAGCTAATTCTTTTAGTTCTTCTTTTGAGTATAAAGATCCCGTTGGATTACAAGGAGTTGAGAAGATAAATAATTTTGTTTTATTACTTATTTTTTCTTCTACTTGTTTGCCAGTTACCTTGTAGTCGTTCTCAATAGATGATGGAATACTAATAGGGATGCCTCCAGCTAGTTTTACAATTTCAATATATGAAACCCAATAAGGAGCTGGTACAAGTACTTCATCTCCTGGATTTATGATACTTAATACCACATTTGCAATAGATTGTTTTGCTCCTGTAGAAACCACAACTTGATTTATTTCATAATGCAAATTATTATCTCTCTGGAATTTGTCACAGATAGCTTGTCTTAAGTCATCATATCCTGGTACAGGTGGGTATTTTGTGTATCCTTCCTTCATTCCTTCAATAGCAGCATCTTCAATAAAGCTAGGCGTTGCAAAATCAGGCTCACCTAAACTTAAGGAAATCACATCTTTACCCTGTTGCTTTAATTCACGACTCAATCTTGACATAGCCAAGGTAGCCGATTCTTCCATATTGTTTAAACGATCTGAAAACTTTATCATGTGCTGTAAATTACAAGACAAATTTAAAATTA includes:
- a CDS encoding bifunctional ADP-heptose synthase; protein product: MTPEALFNQFSQKKIIVLGDIMIDAYIHGNVERVSPEAPVPIVNFTKSENRLGGAANVALNLVSLGAKVTINAIIGTDKEASILQHLLNDNHISTEGLIQSSERITTIKTRVLGNHQQLLRIDQEHTHDISKKEEEAVLKKLENLLQQGYDAIIFQDYNKGLLTQSLIEKSIALAQKYKVVTTVDPKLKNFMTYKGVTLFKPNLKELGEGTRTKLDFEKDRKSFELAIKTLQAQLHAEIIFTTMSAHGVFIDNGKENYHIPAHIRNITDVSGAGDTVISVATLCLACGLSLKNIAEFANLAGGIVCEYRGVVAINSDRLLEESNQIQIDVVE
- a CDS encoding pyridoxal phosphate-dependent aminotransferase: MIKFSDRLNNMEESATLAMSRLSRELKQQGKDVISLSLGEPDFATPSFIEDAAIEGMKEGYTKYPPVPGYDDLRQAICDKFQRDNNLHYEINQVVVSTGAKQSIANVVLSIINPGDEVLVPAPYWVSYIEIVKLAGGIPISIPSSIENDYKVTGKQVEEKISNKTKLFIFSTPCNPTGSLYSKEELKELANVFAKYKDIVIISDEIYEHINFSGKHESIAQFPEVYNQTVVVNGLSKAWAMTGWRLGYIGAPKEIAAACTKMQGQFTSGANSIAQRAAIAALRKETSYLKEMISAFKNRRDIVYKGLLEIKGLHVNLPKAAFYFFPDISDLFGKTTPKGQVIQTSNDLSTYILDEVLVALVPGEAFGNPNSIRISYATDEATLTEALRRIKIAIEKLK